The Micromonospora siamensis genome contains the following window.
GGGGCGGCGCGTCGGCGAAGGCCACCCACGCCGCGGGTGCGAAGAGCAGGGCGGGGCCGGCCGGGTCCTTGGAGTCGCGTACGGCCACCGTGCCGGGCAGGAGGGCCATCTCCACGCAGGCGCCCTCGTCGCCGCTGCGGCTGCTCTTGCGCCACCGCGCCACGGCCAGGGCCGCGCTGGTCGTCGGGGTCATGGTCCTACCGTCCCTTCAGGAGCTGGTGGAGCTGGTCCCGGCTCGCCGCGGGGGTCAGCGCGACGGTCCGCAGGTGCTCCATGATCTTGGTGCAGGTACGCAGGTCGCCCGGCCGGTCGAGGACCATCTGCCCGGCCACGGTCTCCACCGAGGCGATGATCGGGTCCTCCGGGTCGGCGAACTCGAGGATGTGCAGGGATCCCCGCGTGCCCCGGTGGTAGCCGGCGCGCAGTGGGATGACCTGAACGGTGATGTTGGGCAGCTCGGCCATCTTCAACAGGTGTCGCAGCTGCCCGTCCATCACGGTCCGGTCGCCCACCGGCCGGAGCAGGGCGGCCTCGTCGATGATCGCGTCGAAGATGGGCGGCTCACCGCCGGTCAGCCGCTGCTGCCGGTCCAACCGCAGGTGCACCCGCTGCTCGACCTGCTCGTCGGTGAGGGTGTGCGGGCCGCCGCGCATCACCCCGCGAACGTAGTCGGCGGTCTGCAGCAGGCCGGGCACCACCGAGGGTTCGAAGTTGGCGATCCCGGTCGCCTCCGCCTCCAGCGCGATGAAGTCGATGGTGCGCCGGTCCAGCAGGTACGAGTAGGAGACCCACCAGCCGGGCTTGCGGGCGTCCTTGGCCAGCTCGACCGCCGCGGCCACCTCGTCGGCGCCCACGCCGTAGCAGGTGAGCAGGGCGCGTACGGTCGCCGGGCTGATCAGCGTCTGGGCGTTCTCGTAGCGGGAGAGCGTGCTGCGGGTGCTGTTGATCTCGTCGGCGGCGGCCTCGAGGGTGAGGCCGGCGGCCTCCCGGTGGGTGCGCAGGGCGATGCCGAGCCGTCGCGCCCGGGCGGTCTTCGGAGCCATACGTCGATGGTGGCACATGTTTGCGGGAAGGGGTACATGAGAGAACGTCGATGAGAGTTGCATTCACGCGTTCGCACATGTCAATGTGTGAGCACGTCCTCACCGCCGGTTGTCGTGGCGACGGCGGGGGTGAGCGACTGGAGGGGATGGGGTGCGCGGCGATCGGGTTTGTCCCCCGGACTCGATCGCCGCGTGCCCCGCCGCCGGCCGGGAGGGAGTTGCGATGCCGATGGGCACACGACCGGGCGGTGGGGCCCGGTGACCCGGTTCCTGGTGGTGCTGACCGACGTCCGCCCGCTCGGCGGGACCGGACGCAACGAGCGGACCTGCCCCGAGCGACGCCGCCAGGTCGTCGGCGCGAGCAGCCGGGAGGCGGCCGACCGGATCGCCGGAGCGTTCATGGCGCTCGGCATGGTCCGCGCCGGTCGGCAGCGGGTCAAGGTGATCGCCGTCGGCCGGCGCCGCGAGGGTTGACCCTCAGAGCATCCGGCGCCGCTTCAGGTACGCCACCAGGTCGTCGTAGACCCCACCCTCGTTGGCGAACATCGCCACGTTCCGGGCGGTCGACAGCCACGGTCGGGTGGAGGGCCGAACCTCCCGCAACGCCCGTTCCAGGTCCCGCTGCTCGATCATCCGGACCTCGCCGGTACGTACCGAGTCGGCCATCGCGAACTCGGCTGCCGTCTCGCAGAGGTGGGCCAGGTCCGCGCCCGAGTAGTCCTCGGTCGCCGTCACCACCTTGCCCAGGTCCACGTTGGCGATCGGCCGCTCCCGCAGGTGGTACCGGAGGATCGCCGCGCGGGCCTCGGCATCCGGGGGCAGCACCAGCACCACCCGGTCCAGCCGGCCCGGCCGGCGCAACGCCGGGTCCACGTCCCACGGGGTGTTGGTGGCGGCCAGCACGAAGACGCCCTCGTTGTTGCCCTCCATCCCGTCCAGCTCGGCGAGCAACTGGTTGCCGAGCGTCCGCATCGCGCTCGACCCCACCTGGGACCGCTTGTGGCCCAGCGCGTCCACCTCGTCCAGGAAGAGCACGCACGGGGCGTTGCGGCGGGCCGCCTCGAACAGCTCGTGCAGGTTCCGCTCCGAGTTGCCGATCCACATGTCGAGGACGTCCACGATGGACAACGAGAGGAACTTCGCCCCCATCTCGCCCGCCACCGCCCGGGCCAGGAAGGTCTTGCCGCAACCCGGCGGGCCGTACAGCATCAGGCCGCCGCGCAGGCTCTTGCCGTACATCCGGCGCAGCTCCGGATTGCGCAGCGGGCCGAGGAAGGCCAGCTCCAGCCGTTCCTTGACCGTGGTCATCCCGCCCACGTCGGCCAGCCGGATCCCGCTGGACTCCACGTCGTAGACCCGGTCGCCGTCGCCGGCCACCGGTTCCGGCTCGTCGCCGGCCCGGACGAAGCGCGGCGGTACGACGTCGGCCAGCTCCCGCTCGTACGCCGCCAGCGGGTCGCCGCCGTCACCGCCACGCTCGGCGGCCCCCGTGCGGCCGTCCGTCCCGCCGCGGCCATCGGTTCCGTTGCCGCCGTCGGCGCGGACGCGGCCGGTCGGGCCCGCGGTGCCGGAGCCGGCGGGCGGGGCGGCCGGTCCACCCAGGGCCCGCTGCATCAGCGCCCGGGCCGGCTCGTTGCCCGGATCGCGGGTGAGCGCCTGGCCGATCTGGGCGACCGCCTCGCCGTGGCGGCCGGCGTCCAGCAGCAACCCGGCCAGGTGCAGCCGCAACGGCAGGTCGTCCGGACGGCCCTCCACCGCGGCGGTGAGGCTGGCGATGAGGGGATCGGTGCTCATAGGACGAGCAGCGTAGTGCGCCCGTGCCCGGTCCCGCTCTCCCGCCGCCCCACCGTCCCGTCCCGGCCTGTCCGACGCCCTCCGCGCCGTTACGCTACGTATGCAGAAGGTTGACCGGTTGCGGGGCATGCGGGTTGTCGCCGGGTATCACCAGCCGGTCCTCGCCACGCACAGTAAGGTCAACCGGGTGAGCGCCCCGGGGCGAGCACGGCCAGCCGCAGTCGCGATCGAAGAGGTGACCCCAGTGACCACCCCAGGCAGGACCCGCGTGGCGATCGTCTTCGGCGGACGCAGCCCCGAACACGGCATCTCCTGCGTCAGCGCGGGCAGCGTGCTCGCCGCCCTGGACCCCGACGAGTTCGAGGTGGTGCCGGTGGGCATCACCCGGCAGGGCCAGTGGGTCCTGGCCAGCGGCGACCCGGGCCAGCTGGCCATCACCGACCGGAAGCTGCCGGAGATCACCGCCGGCTCCGGCGCGGAGCTGGTGCTGCGCGCCGACCCCACCGCCGCCGGTCTCATGGTGCTCGACCCGGCCCAGGGTCCGCGGGCGCTCGCGGACGTCGACGTGGTCTTCCCCGTGCTGCACGGCGCGTACGGGGAGGACGGCACCATCCAGGGCATGCTCGAGATGGCCGACATCCCGTACGTCGGGGCGAACGTGTTCGCCTCAGCCGCGGCCATGGACAAGGAGTTCACCAAGAAGCTCTGCGCCGCCGAGGGCATCCCGGTCGGGCCGTACGTGGTGCTGCGCAACGGGATGACCATGACCGAGGCGGACAAGGAGCGGCTGGGCCTGCCGGTCTTCGTCAAGCCGTCCCGGGCCGGTTCCTCCTTCGGCATCACCAAGGTCGACGACTGGGGGCAGCTCGACGAGGCCGTCGCCACCGCCCGGCAGATCGACACCAAGGTGCTGGTCGAGGGCGCGATCGTCGGCCGGGAGATCGAGTGCGGCGTGCTGGAGGGCGAGGCGGGCGGTGCTCCCGAGGCGTCCGTGCTGGCCGAGGTCCGGGTCGTCTCCGGCCACGACTGGTACGACTTCGAGGCGAAGTACATCGACGACGCCTGCGAGTACGACATCCCGGCCGGCCTGCCCGACGAGGTCACCCGCCAGGTGCGGGAGTACGCCACCCGCGCCTTCACCGCGCTGGACTGCTCCGGCCTGGCCCGGGCCGACTTCTTCGTCACCCCGGAGCTGGAGATCTACCTCAACGAGATCAACACCATGCCGGGCTTCACCCCGACGTCGATGTTCCCGCGGATGTGGGCCGCCTCCGGTCTCGAATACCCGAAGCTGGTCAACCGCCTGATCCGTACCGCCCTGCGCCGCGCCGGCCGCTGAGCCGGCGCGGTCAGCCGGCGCAGCCGGAGGGGACGGTCTTCGCCGACGGCACCGCGGCCACGACCGCCTCGGAGACCGGCGCGGCCCACTGGAGCGCCCCGTCGTAGGCGCGCGGCACGGTGAGGGTCACCGGCACCTCGCGGTCGACGGTGGTGAGCACCGTCGGAGCGTCCTTGGCCTCCACCGGGTGCCAGCAGACCCCGTTGACCCGCCAGACCTCGTCGGTGGACGGGAACTGCGCCGCCGGGCCACCGCAGGCCACCGTGAGCGCGGGATCGCCGTACGCGGCGTTCTGCTCCGGTCCGGCGGTGACCGGCCGCTGGGCCAGGTCGCGGACCGTGGCCGGCAGCTGGGAGACCAGCGCGCGGCAGACGACGGCCGGGCGGGCCGCCAGGGCCGGGGCCGGCATCTCCACCGGCCCGGTCGCCTGGGCGCGGGCCGCGCTCGCGGTCGGCGCCGGCGCGGCGGCCGGCTCCGGCGGGGAGAGCTTCGCCAGGACCAGGGCCGCCACCACGGCGGTCACCGGCACGGCGACCAGGGTGGCGATCAACGCCGCCCGGCGGGTCGACCGGTCGGCGACCGGGGCGGCCGCCGGAGTCTCCGTGAGGTCCGTCACGCCGTCGCCGTCCGGCCGGGGCCGGTCGTCCACCGCGCGGGGGGAAGTGATCTCGTCCACTTAGAGGCGCACCACCGAACATGTGAGGGTGCGGGTGATGCCGGGCACCATCTGCACCTTGCTGACGATGAGTTTGCCGAGCTCGTCGACCGTGTTGGCCTCGGTCAGCACCACCACGTCGTACGGCCCGGTGACGGCGTCGACGCGGACCACGCCGGCGATGTCCGCGATCCGACCGGCCACGTCACGCGCGCGCCCGACCTCGGTCTGGATGAGGATGTACGCCTGTACCACGACTCGACCTCCGTCCGCCGCCGCTCGAGGGCGGCCCGAAGGGTGAAACTACCTTACGGAGCAGGCGTGACCCCGATCGGTGGTCACGGAGGAGCGGTGAGCGAGCAGGGCGAGGGAGCGGGATGAGCGTGACCGGTGTCGGAGAGTTCGGACTGATCGGGCGGGTGACCGCCCGGCTGTCGTACGGGCCGACCTGCCTGCTCGGGCCCGGTGACGACGCGGCGCTGGTCACCGCGCCGGATGGGCGGGTCGCCGCGTCCACGGACGTGCTGGTCGAGGGGCGGCACTTCCGGCGTGACTGGTCCGGCGCGCGCGACGTCGGGCACCGGGCGGCGGCGGCGAACCTCGCCGACATCGCCGCCATGGGGGCCGCCCCGACGGCCCTGCTGGTGGCCCTCTGCGCGCCGCCCGACCTGCCGGCCAGCTGGGCCGAGGAGCTGGCCGACGGGCTGGGCGCCGAGGCCGCCTCGGTCGGGGCGAGCGTGGTCGGCGGGGACATGTCGGCCAGTCCGACGCTCACCGTCGCCGTCACCGCCCTGGGCGACCTGGCCGGGCGGGCCCCCGTGCTGCGCTCCGGCGCCCGCCCCGGGGACGTGCTGGCGCTGTCGGGACGGACCGGGTGGGCGGCGGCCGGCTACACCGTGCTGTCCCGGGGCTTCCGGACCCCGAAGCTGCTGGTCGAGGCGTACCGCCGGCCGCAGGTGCCGTACCGGGCCGGCCCGGAGGCCGCCGCCGCCGGGGCGACCTCGATGATCGACGTGTCGGACGGGCTGCTCGCCGACCTCGGGCACGTGGCCCGGGCCAGCGGGGTCGCCCTCGACGTCCGGCGGGACGCCTTCGAGGTGCCCCGCCAGATGGGCGACGCGGCGCAGGCGCTCGGCGTCGACCCGTACACCTGGATCCTGACCGGTGGCGACGACCACGCGCTGGCCGCGACCTTCCCGGCCGGGACGGAGCTCCCCCCGGGGTGGCGGCCGGTCGGCGCGGTGACCGACGGCGAGGGGGTCACGGTGGACGGGCGGGCCTGGGAGGGCCCGGCCGGCTGGGACCACTTCCGGTGAGGCTCGTACCCTTCAGACCGTGAGTGAGCTGCAGATCTGTCCCC
Protein-coding sequences here:
- a CDS encoding DUF397 domain-containing protein, producing MTPTTSAALAVARWRKSSRSGDEGACVEMALLPGTVAVRDSKDPAGPALLFAPAAWVAFADAPPRR
- a CDS encoding helix-turn-helix domain-containing protein — translated: MAPKTARARRLGIALRTHREAAGLTLEAAADEINSTRSTLSRYENAQTLISPATVRALLTCYGVGADEVAAAVELAKDARKPGWWVSYSYLLDRRTIDFIALEAEATGIANFEPSVVPGLLQTADYVRGVMRGGPHTLTDEQVEQRVHLRLDRQQRLTGGEPPIFDAIIDEAALLRPVGDRTVMDGQLRHLLKMAELPNITVQVIPLRAGYHRGTRGSLHILEFADPEDPIIASVETVAGQMVLDRPGDLRTCTKIMEHLRTVALTPAASRDQLHQLLKGR
- a CDS encoding ATP-binding protein; the encoded protein is MSTDPLIASLTAAVEGRPDDLPLRLHLAGLLLDAGRHGEAVAQIGQALTRDPGNEPARALMQRALGGPAAPPAGSGTAGPTGRVRADGGNGTDGRGGTDGRTGAAERGGDGGDPLAAYERELADVVPPRFVRAGDEPEPVAGDGDRVYDVESSGIRLADVGGMTTVKERLELAFLGPLRNPELRRMYGKSLRGGLMLYGPPGCGKTFLARAVAGEMGAKFLSLSIVDVLDMWIGNSERNLHELFEAARRNAPCVLFLDEVDALGHKRSQVGSSAMRTLGNQLLAELDGMEGNNEGVFVLAATNTPWDVDPALRRPGRLDRVVLVLPPDAEARAAILRYHLRERPIANVDLGKVVTATEDYSGADLAHLCETAAEFAMADSVRTGEVRMIEQRDLERALREVRPSTRPWLSTARNVAMFANEGGVYDDLVAYLKRRRML
- a CDS encoding D-alanine--D-alanine ligase family protein: MTTPGRTRVAIVFGGRSPEHGISCVSAGSVLAALDPDEFEVVPVGITRQGQWVLASGDPGQLAITDRKLPEITAGSGAELVLRADPTAAGLMVLDPAQGPRALADVDVVFPVLHGAYGEDGTIQGMLEMADIPYVGANVFASAAAMDKEFTKKLCAAEGIPVGPYVVLRNGMTMTEADKERLGLPVFVKPSRAGSSFGITKVDDWGQLDEAVATARQIDTKVLVEGAIVGREIECGVLEGEAGGAPEASVLAEVRVVSGHDWYDFEAKYIDDACEYDIPAGLPDEVTRQVREYATRAFTALDCSGLARADFFVTPELEIYLNEINTMPGFTPTSMFPRMWAASGLEYPKLVNRLIRTALRRAGR
- a CDS encoding DUF3515 family protein, whose amino-acid sequence is MTDLTETPAAAPVADRSTRRAALIATLVAVPVTAVVAALVLAKLSPPEPAAAPAPTASAARAQATGPVEMPAPALAARPAVVCRALVSQLPATVRDLAQRPVTAGPEQNAAYGDPALTVACGGPAAQFPSTDEVWRVNGVCWHPVEAKDAPTVLTTVDREVPVTLTVPRAYDGALQWAAPVSEAVVAAVPSAKTVPSGCAG
- a CDS encoding Lrp/AsnC ligand binding domain-containing protein is translated as MVQAYILIQTEVGRARDVAGRIADIAGVVRVDAVTGPYDVVVLTEANTVDELGKLIVSKVQMVPGITRTLTCSVVRL
- a CDS encoding thiamine-phosphate kinase is translated as MSVTGVGEFGLIGRVTARLSYGPTCLLGPGDDAALVTAPDGRVAASTDVLVEGRHFRRDWSGARDVGHRAAAANLADIAAMGAAPTALLVALCAPPDLPASWAEELADGLGAEAASVGASVVGGDMSASPTLTVAVTALGDLAGRAPVLRSGARPGDVLALSGRTGWAAAGYTVLSRGFRTPKLLVEAYRRPQVPYRAGPEAAAAGATSMIDVSDGLLADLGHVARASGVALDVRRDAFEVPRQMGDAAQALGVDPYTWILTGGDDHALAATFPAGTELPPGWRPVGAVTDGEGVTVDGRAWEGPAGWDHFR